A stretch of DNA from Dioscorea cayenensis subsp. rotundata cultivar TDr96_F1 chromosome 4, TDr96_F1_v2_PseudoChromosome.rev07_lg8_w22 25.fasta, whole genome shotgun sequence:
AGAAAGCTTCACAACAAATACATCACCATCAATATGGATGTAGTTCTGTACATTGTCACTAGCAATATGTAATTTACACTAATGAACAACTTTCGGAAACAACAGACACAAAACAACAAACTGAATAAGGTTTGTGAATCAAGATTTTGCCTTGTTCATTTTTCTCCGGCTACCGCTGAAGCACAAGAGCTATGGGTTCTTGGTTGtatcaactaaaaaaacaatgaaaagaatgttcgtattcttgttttttttttttggggtggGGGCATTGTATCATTCTTTTTTCTCTAGTTTGTCACTAACTGGGATCCATGATGACCAATAGAGTGGCAGCACTGTGCATGCTGTTTGAATGAGGATTCCAGGTATCAGGCCGCTGAAATCCTTTTCGGAAACACCAATGAATGCAGCAAGAGCAACTCCAAGATACCCACTTACAATGATTGCCAGCGCAATGGCTGACATGAGAAAAGCCATAATTGAACCTTCACAACCAGCTGGACAAAGACTAGCCAGAAGAACACTGAAAGGGAGAATTTTGAACTGGAACAGAGCTTCAAGCAACCCTGAGAAGATGACTACATACAATGAGTCTGGAACTCCGATGCTCCGATAAATTCCCTTGATAAACAGCACGTCAGATATCATGATAAGAGCAATAGATGCCTGCAATACTGACAGTAACTTCCTGACTGAAGTTTTCTTAAATTTCTTGTCATAGGCCACACTCCAAATCAGCACTGCGGCCTGTCCAAAAACCTTGGAGAAGCCTATGACTGATGAGTCCAGGTGCAGATGTTCTGTCTGATAAAAGAACATTGTGCCAGCAAGGACTGGGACTATTGCAAATGATGCAAAGAACCAGAggattgaataaaaaatctctGGCTTACGCAATGCAAACAATATTTCTGAACTCTGTTTTCGAAGATCGGATGAATTTGATGATTGGCCTTTCTTCTTTGGGAGATTGAGGGACCTCTCTGGAATACTGCCTGTTATAAAGAATTGAAGGACAAGGAGGAGGCCAAAGAAGGCAAACATGGTTCTCGGAGAGATGTGGTCAATGGCAATGCCACCAAGGAGATTGCCAAGGACACCTGCAGAGGCAGCAGCCATCCACACAAATGACTGGAGTTGGCCAGACCCAGATGGGTACTGTGATTGCTTCCCTGCTTCTGCGACTATAGCATCATTGGCAACCTCTGCAATGGATGCACCAAGGTTGCCAATGAGGAGGAAGAAGCTGAGGATAGCAATGGAGGTGGAAGACTCAGGGAGGAAGGCAATTGCCAACCAGGAAATGGCTTGCAAGAGAGCTGCAGAAAGAGCCATGTTGATCAATTATTAATTACCAGTACtagacaaaatatgaaattaaaaatatcaataaattctCATATCTGGTTAAGTTCTCATTTGAAtagatgtttttaattaaaaaataaattgcaagaatattgtttaaattataattagcACCAATGTAGGCATGTTGCAAGCTAAACTTCTGGACAGTAGACAACAACAAGCACCATTTAAGATCTAATTATTCTGAACAGTGCATTCAGTGCATTCTCTATGCTTTCAAGGTGGATGAACTCGAGATCTTGAGATTACGGATAAGACAAATAAGTGGTGCATTATCGCATATCATTGtggaaaaatcatgaaaaatgacAAATTACTTTCTGTTTCTACATTTATATGTCATATTCATCACTCTAAATCAAAA
This window harbors:
- the LOC120258359 gene encoding probable folate-biopterin transporter 7, which codes for METMVRWVAAMGFWVQGFRCFPWLGVSYYLKDGLRVAPSSLQLLQSSANAPMVAKPLYGLLSDSLYIRGEHRLPYVAIGALLQAISWLAIAFLPESSTSIAILSFFLLIGNLGASIAEVANDAIVAEAGKQSQYPSGSGQLQSFVWMAAASAGVLGNLLGGIAIDHISPRTMFAFFGLLLVLQFFITGSIPERSLNLPKKKGQSSNSSDLRKQSSEILFALRKPEIFYSILWFFASFAIVPVLAGTMFFYQTEHLHLDSSVIGFSKVFGQAAVLIWSVAYDKKFKKTSVRKLLSVLQASIALIMISDVLFIKGIYRSIGVPDSLYVVIFSGLLEALFQFKILPFSVLLASLCPAGCEGSIMAFLMSAIALAIIVSGYLGVALAAFIGVSEKDFSGLIPGILIQTACTVLPLYWSSWIPVSDKLEKKE